A genomic window from Streptomyces sp. MST-110588 includes:
- a CDS encoding TadE family protein, translating into MSRAGSRATSTSGGRWRRRDRARGRDRARNRDRARGRDRGTVSIEFLGFLPILLAIALGVVQLGIAAYAVQQAGTGARAAARAYSQDKADSAADPEAVGRAAMSGWVGERANFAGGPGGDQVEVTVTVEIPSVIPGVDHLGTAARSATMPLPDTEDGTAPGPGPGTAVYVSTRTETGHGTGTTTGTSTSTGTPKESRTP; encoded by the coding sequence ATGAGCAGGGCGGGCAGCAGGGCTACGAGTACGAGCGGCGGGCGATGGCGGCGCCGGGACCGTGCCCGGGGTCGTGACCGTGCCCGGAACCGTGACCGTGCCCGGGGGCGCGACCGCGGGACCGTCTCGATCGAATTCCTCGGCTTCCTGCCCATTCTCCTGGCCATCGCACTGGGCGTGGTGCAGCTCGGCATCGCCGCGTACGCCGTCCAGCAGGCAGGTACGGGAGCACGGGCGGCGGCCCGGGCGTACTCGCAGGACAAGGCCGACAGCGCGGCCGACCCGGAGGCGGTGGGCAGGGCGGCGATGAGCGGCTGGGTCGGCGAAAGGGCGAACTTCGCCGGTGGGCCGGGCGGTGACCAGGTAGAGGTGACGGTGACCGTGGAGATCCCGTCGGTCATCCCGGGCGTCGATCATTTGGGGACGGCGGCCCGCAGCGCCACCATGCCGCTGCCCGACACGGAGGACGGTACGGCTCCCGGCCCCGGCCCGGGCACGGCCGTATACGTCAGCACACGTACCGAGACCGGCCACGGCACAGGCACAACGACAGGCACAAGCACAAGCACAGGCACCCCGAAGGAATCACGGACCCCATGA
- a CDS encoding TadE/TadG family type IV pilus assembly protein: MRGAARGLLRGVCAGRGGRDRGQVSVEFLGIAPLILIVLALLWQFVLIGYTYSLAGHAADRGARSGTATETGGEAACQAAAMKDLPDAWSAGADIECAPAGDLWKARVGLAVPVLFPGAANFPWRVIGTAGAVKEGP, from the coding sequence GTGCGGGGAGCGGCGCGGGGGCTGCTGCGGGGCGTATGCGCAGGGCGCGGCGGCCGGGACCGGGGGCAGGTCTCCGTCGAGTTCCTGGGGATCGCGCCCCTGATCCTGATCGTGCTTGCGCTGCTGTGGCAGTTCGTGCTCATCGGCTACACGTACTCGCTCGCCGGGCACGCCGCGGACCGGGGCGCCCGCAGCGGGACGGCCACGGAGACCGGTGGCGAGGCGGCTTGCCAGGCGGCGGCCATGAAGGACCTGCCGGACGCCTGGAGCGCCGGGGCGGACATCGAATGTGCCCCCGCCGGTGACCTGTGGAAGGCGCGGGTAGGACTTGCGGTGCCGGTGCTCTTTCCCGGTGCCGCGAATTTCCCGTGGCGGGTCATCGGTACGGCCGGCGCCGTGAAGGAGGGGCCATGA
- a CDS encoding AAA family ATPase, whose protein sequence is MTIRILPAVGDPDAARAVYSLLSQLPDAEPGAPVTDSTSLLNTLAQAAGAGRPPAEASLIQPSAAPPPVSSPAAGPGVPGPAAPSGAFLPAVPSRPPVGSVQELPEVVLVHERIGPVPALELIREVALRFPAVGVVLITADTGPALFSAAMDAGARGIVALPVGYEELAARVRAAAQWATGVRAHLGGATEAFSGPSGTLVTVTGAKGGVGATVTAVQLALAARAAGRAVALVDMDLQSGDIASYLDVQFRRSIVDLAGIQDISPRVLQDAVHAHHTGLGLLLAPEEGERGEEIDDRAARQILAALRARYEVVVVDCGAQMQSANAAAVELADVALLVTTPDVVCVRAAKRLVRLWDRLRIRKAQDTTTVVNRLTRNTEIQPPLVEKATGTKVARTPVPAGFKELQPCVDAGRMQDLDGRSAVRQALWALAGELGLIEAPAARQGRGSHRARTPLTGRRRKALTAGQPGTEGAGGPGGVASGGAPGQLGFSRPYGEG, encoded by the coding sequence GTGACCATCCGCATCCTCCCGGCAGTCGGTGACCCCGACGCCGCCCGAGCCGTTTACTCGCTGCTCAGCCAGTTGCCGGACGCCGAGCCCGGCGCCCCGGTCACCGACTCCACCAGCCTCCTGAACACCCTGGCGCAGGCCGCGGGCGCGGGCCGTCCGCCCGCCGAGGCGTCCCTCATACAGCCGTCCGCCGCTCCGCCGCCCGTCTCCTCCCCCGCCGCCGGACCGGGCGTCCCGGGCCCCGCCGCCCCCTCCGGCGCGTTCCTGCCCGCCGTACCGTCCCGGCCGCCCGTCGGCTCCGTACAGGAACTCCCCGAAGTCGTCCTCGTCCACGAGCGCATCGGTCCGGTGCCCGCGCTGGAGCTGATCCGCGAGGTGGCGCTGCGTTTTCCCGCCGTCGGCGTCGTCCTGATCACCGCCGACACCGGCCCGGCCCTCTTCTCCGCCGCCATGGACGCGGGCGCGCGGGGCATCGTCGCGCTCCCTGTGGGGTACGAGGAACTGGCGGCCCGGGTGCGGGCGGCGGCCCAGTGGGCAACCGGCGTACGGGCCCATCTCGGCGGCGCCACCGAGGCGTTCAGCGGTCCGAGCGGCACGCTGGTCACCGTCACCGGCGCCAAGGGCGGGGTGGGCGCCACCGTCACCGCCGTCCAGCTCGCACTGGCCGCACGCGCCGCCGGGCGCGCCGTGGCGCTGGTGGACATGGACCTCCAGTCGGGGGACATCGCCTCCTATCTGGACGTACAGTTCCGCCGCTCCATCGTCGACCTGGCCGGCATCCAGGACATCTCCCCCCGCGTCCTCCAGGACGCCGTACACGCCCATCACACCGGCCTCGGGCTGCTGCTGGCCCCCGAGGAGGGCGAGCGCGGGGAAGAGATCGACGACCGCGCGGCCCGCCAGATCCTGGCCGCGCTGCGCGCCCGGTACGAGGTCGTGGTGGTGGACTGCGGCGCGCAGATGCAGTCGGCCAACGCCGCCGCCGTCGAACTGGCCGATGTGGCACTGCTGGTGACGACCCCGGACGTGGTGTGTGTACGGGCCGCCAAGCGACTCGTACGGCTGTGGGACCGGCTGCGCATCCGCAAGGCACAGGACACCACGACCGTCGTCAACCGCCTCACCCGTAACACCGAGATCCAGCCGCCGCTCGTCGAGAAGGCCACCGGCACGAAAGTCGCCCGTACGCCGGTGCCCGCCGGCTTCAAGGAACTCCAGCCGTGCGTCGACGCGGGCCGGATGCAGGACCTGGACGGCCGGTCCGCGGTCCGGCAGGCGCTGTGGGCGCTGGCGGGGGAACTGGGCCTGATCGAGGCTCCGGCCGCCCGCCAGGGGCGCGGCAGCCATCGGGCCCGTACGCCACTGACCGGGCGCCGGCGCAAGGCGCTGACCGCCGGGCAGCCGGGCACGGAGGGCGCCGGCGGGCCGGGGGGCGTCGCGTCCGGGGGCGCACCGGGACAACTGGGCTTCTCCCGGCCGTACGGGGAGGGCTGA
- the cpaB gene encoding Flp pilus assembly protein CpaB: MNSRQRRGVILLLLSALCAIGAFVGVLSVIRNVESKVGPEAVAYRLKAQVPAYEALNPGQFEKVAMPERWLPPTAVTDLDRIRGKIAATPLHKGSLLQDDMIVARPALKPGQQEIAIMIDAATGVAGKINAGARVNIYATFEGRRPQDKPVSKLIVANVQVIDVGKLTPLSKDPGETPRAGSTRRATEAVPITFALETKDAQRVAYAESFASHVRLALVAPGGDGTVPPGDRTYTLDGDK, encoded by the coding sequence ATGAACTCACGTCAGCGCCGCGGAGTGATCCTGCTGCTCCTGTCGGCCCTCTGCGCGATCGGCGCGTTCGTCGGCGTACTGTCGGTGATCCGTAACGTGGAGTCCAAGGTCGGACCCGAGGCCGTCGCGTACCGGCTCAAGGCGCAGGTGCCGGCCTATGAGGCACTGAACCCGGGGCAGTTCGAGAAGGTGGCGATGCCCGAGCGGTGGCTGCCGCCCACCGCCGTCACCGATCTGGACCGGATCCGGGGCAAGATCGCCGCGACCCCGCTGCACAAGGGATCGCTCCTCCAGGACGACATGATCGTCGCGCGTCCGGCGCTCAAGCCGGGGCAGCAGGAGATCGCCATCATGATCGACGCGGCCACGGGCGTGGCGGGCAAGATCAACGCGGGGGCGCGGGTCAACATCTACGCCACCTTTGAGGGCAGACGCCCGCAGGACAAGCCGGTGTCCAAGCTGATCGTCGCGAACGTCCAGGTCATCGACGTGGGCAAGCTGACGCCGCTGTCCAAGGACCCGGGAGAGACGCCCCGTGCGGGCAGTACGCGGCGGGCCACCGAAGCCGTACCGATCACCTTCGCCCTGGAAACCAAGGACGCCCAGCGCGTCGCCTACGCGGAGTCCTTCGCCTCCCACGTACGACTCGCCCTGGTCGCCCCCGGCGGCGACGGCACCGTTCCGCCCGGCGACCGCACCTACACCCTCGACGGCGACAAGTAA